A section of the Sporanaerobacter acetigenes DSM 13106 genome encodes:
- a CDS encoding Cof-type HAD-IIB family hydrolase: MINCDCKKLLAIDLDGTLLTDNGNITEGNLKSLKKASEKNTTIAIATGRAFFNALRVIDKYDFDCYLICFNGALIVNLKNNEEIFSKAMEKEAAQKIVDLCIREKLPLHVFGRTYWGINFMDEAVKEFVEKQNIHPNIIRDARQIEDIDIINLVGIGKVDKISEFIVKNNMKVSFTNSDKESIDVMGENVNKGNALEILADKLNFRKEEIISIGNYYNDVEMFKMSNVGIAIQNSPDDVKLHADYVTQNSNNEEGVKEAIEKFIL; the protein is encoded by the coding sequence ATGATAAATTGTGATTGTAAAAAATTGTTGGCAATAGATTTAGATGGTACACTGTTAACAGATAATGGGAATATAACGGAAGGGAATCTCAAAAGTCTCAAAAAAGCAAGCGAAAAGAATACAACAATAGCTATTGCTACAGGAAGAGCCTTTTTCAATGCTTTAAGGGTTATAGATAAATATGATTTTGATTGCTATTTGATATGTTTTAATGGAGCATTAATTGTGAATTTAAAAAATAATGAAGAGATTTTTTCAAAGGCTATGGAAAAGGAAGCTGCTCAGAAGATAGTGGATTTATGTATAAGAGAAAAACTTCCTCTCCATGTCTTTGGCAGAACTTATTGGGGAATAAATTTTATGGATGAAGCTGTAAAAGAATTTGTTGAAAAACAGAATATACATCCCAATATAATAAGGGATGCTAGACAAATAGAGGATATAGATATTATAAATTTAGTTGGTATAGGAAAAGTTGACAAAATATCAGAATTTATTGTGAAGAATAATATGAAAGTTAGTTTTACAAATTCAGATAAAGAAAGTATAGATGTAATGGGTGAAAATGTGAACAAGGGAAATGCGTTGGAAATATTGGCTGATAAATTAAACTTTAGGAAAGAAGAAATTATTTCTATAGGGAATTATTACAATGATGTAGAGATGTTTAAGATGTCTAATGTAGGTATAGCAATACAAAATTCACCTGATGATGTAAAACTTCATGCCGATTATGTGACTCAAAACTCAAACAACGAAGAGGGCGTAAAAGAAGCTATTGAAAAGTTCATTCTATAG
- the pyk gene encoding pyruvate kinase, with product MKKTKIVCTIGPASETEEVLRELIDNGLNIARIDFSCEDQENHKKRIDTIKKIREEVDCPIGIMLDIKDVDDIKFGIENGVDFIAASFIRQASDVLEIRRVLEENEVGDTWIISKIEDQEGIDHIDEIINVSDGIIISRGNLGIEIMTEKIPILQKNIIKKCNKAGKPVITATQMLDSMIRNPRPTRAEATDVANAILDGSDSLMLSEETTIGKYPVEAVKTMSNISLRTEASLDYSEILCSKGVEKENTTTGAISRATCTIAKDLGADAIISVTSSGYTARAVSEFRPRAPIVGATTSKKVMRRLSLIWGVCPVLIAQSNSTDEVIDLSIHGALKKGYIEGGNLIVITAGVPVGVSGLTNLIKVHTVGEVLLKGIGIGNSAVTGKVCVGSSPKEIEGKFEKNDILVSVATDRDMMKYIEEASAIVVEQGGLTSHAAIIGINLGIPTIIGANGATRILKDDEMITVNSLTGLIYKGRTNTL from the coding sequence ATGAAAAAAACTAAAATAGTTTGTACTATAGGGCCTGCTTCTGAAACAGAAGAGGTATTGAGGGAATTGATAGATAATGGTCTAAACATTGCACGAATTGATTTCTCGTGTGAAGATCAAGAAAATCACAAAAAGAGAATAGATACTATAAAAAAGATAAGGGAAGAAGTGGATTGCCCAATAGGGATAATGTTGGATATAAAGGATGTAGATGATATAAAATTTGGAATTGAAAATGGTGTAGATTTTATTGCTGCTTCCTTTATCAGACAAGCTTCAGATGTATTGGAAATAAGAAGGGTACTTGAAGAAAATGAAGTTGGAGATACATGGATAATATCTAAAATTGAGGATCAAGAAGGGATAGACCATATAGATGAAATAATCAATGTTTCTGATGGAATAATTATATCAAGAGGAAATCTAGGAATAGAAATAATGACAGAGAAGATACCTATTCTTCAAAAAAATATTATAAAGAAGTGCAACAAAGCAGGAAAGCCAGTGATCACTGCTACTCAAATGTTAGATTCTATGATAAGAAACCCAAGACCTACAAGGGCTGAGGCAACTGATGTGGCAAATGCTATTTTAGATGGAAGTGATTCATTGATGCTTTCAGAAGAGACTACTATAGGAAAATATCCTGTAGAAGCTGTAAAGACCATGTCCAATATCTCCTTAAGGACAGAAGCTTCTTTAGACTATAGTGAAATTTTATGTTCTAAAGGTGTAGAAAAGGAAAATACTACTACAGGTGCTATCAGTAGAGCTACTTGTACTATAGCCAAAGATTTGGGAGCTGATGCTATTATTTCTGTGACTTCATCTGGCTATACGGCTAGGGCAGTATCTGAATTTAGGCCAAGGGCACCTATTGTTGGGGCAACTACATCAAAGAAAGTCATGAGAAGACTATCATTAATTTGGGGAGTATGTCCTGTTTTGATAGCTCAAAGCAATTCTACAGATGAGGTAATTGATTTATCTATACATGGAGCATTGAAGAAAGGCTATATTGAGGGAGGAAATCTGATAGTTATTACGGCGGGTGTGCCAGTAGGAGTTTCTGGCTTAACCAATCTGATAAAGGTTCATACAGTGGGAGAAGTTCTTTTGAAAGGTATAGGTATAGGAAATAGTGCAGTGACTGGAAAGGTATGTGTTGGAAGTAGTCCAAAGGAAATTGAGGGAAAATTTGAAAAGAATGATATATTGGTAAGCGTTGCTACAGATAGAGACATGATGAAATACATTGAGGAAGCTTCTGCTATTGTTGTTGAGCAAGGTGGGCTTACATCTCATGCTGCAATAATCGGAATAAATCTTGGAATTCCAACGATTATAGGAGCAAATGGTGCAACTAGAATACTTAAAGATGATGAAATGATAACTGTAAACAGCCTTACAGGATTGATATATAAGGGCAGAACCAATACTTTATAA
- the pfkA gene encoding 6-phosphofructokinase, producing the protein MKNIGILTSGGDAPGMNACIRAVVRSAIYNNMRVFGVEQGYNGLLNGKIKEMTLSSVADIIHRGGTILRTARCDEFATEEGLEKALNVLNVFDLDGLVILGGDGSFKGAKCLSDRGISTVCIPCTIDNDMGYTDYTIGFFTAVETVVDSISKIRDTSTSHGRANIVEVMGRNCGDIALYSGVAGGAESIIIPEVEVDIDNVCKRLIQGKNRGKLHSIIVLAEGVGNAYEVAKNIEEKTGTETRVTVLGHIQRGGTPSTFDRVMASKMGNKAVDLLLQGKTERAIGIRENEIVDFDLDEALSTERVFNNEMYEMAKVLSI; encoded by the coding sequence ATGAAAAACATAGGAATATTGACTAGTGGAGGAGATGCTCCAGGAATGAATGCTTGTATAAGGGCTGTGGTTAGAAGTGCTATATACAACAATATGAGAGTATTTGGAGTAGAACAAGGTTATAATGGACTTTTAAATGGGAAAATAAAAGAAATGACTCTTTCTAGTGTAGCTGATATTATTCATAGAGGTGGAACTATTCTTAGAACTGCAAGATGTGATGAGTTTGCTACAGAAGAAGGGTTAGAGAAGGCGCTTAATGTTTTAAATGTATTTGATTTAGATGGACTAGTAATCTTGGGTGGAGATGGGTCTTTTAAAGGAGCAAAATGTTTGAGTGATAGAGGTATATCAACGGTATGTATTCCTTGTACTATTGACAATGATATGGGCTATACAGATTATACAATTGGATTTTTTACAGCAGTGGAGACAGTAGTGGATTCAATAAGCAAAATAAGGGATACTTCAACTTCTCATGGAAGAGCTAATATTGTAGAAGTAATGGGTAGAAATTGTGGAGATATTGCTCTTTATTCAGGGGTTGCAGGAGGAGCAGAAAGTATCATAATTCCAGAAGTAGAAGTTGATATAGACAATGTTTGTAAACGTCTTATACAGGGAAAGAACAGAGGAAAACTTCATAGTATTATAGTTCTTGCTGAAGGTGTTGGCAATGCATATGAAGTAGCTAAAAATATAGAAGAAAAAACTGGGACAGAAACTAGAGTTACAGTATTGGGTCATATACAAAGAGGAGGCACTCCTAGTACTTTTGATAGAGTGATGGCAAGTAAGATGGGAAACAAGGCGGTAGATTTGCTACTTCAAGGGAAAACAGAAAGAGCTATTGGGATAAGGGAAAACGAAATAGTTGATTTTGATTTAGACGAAGCCCTTTCAACTGAAAGAGTTTTTAACAATGAAATGTATGAAATGGCGAAAGTATTATCCATATAG
- the nagA gene encoding N-acetylglucosamine-6-phosphate deacetylase: protein MKTLIKNANIITPYEIKRCSNLAIEDGKIADIFSGEIKDVDSYDEIIDAEGKYLSPGFIDLHNHGNFGHDAMEASYEALESMADFHIKNGITAYLATTMTEHPEKIRAAVKNIGEYIESGSNDSKVKSQVLGIYLEGPYFSMEKKGAQPPEYIKDPDLDEIKELIELSKNNIKVVAIAPELKGAKESIKYLKNEGITISAGHTNATFEEAKTGIDLGITQGTHLYNGMRSYSHREPGVVGAVLTDERVACEMICDGIHLHTGAMDLAVKMKGKEGIILISDAMMATGLQDGKYVLGGQDVYVKEGAARLEDGTLAGSTLTLNKAVYNMVHMVNVPLNDAVRMASLNPAKAIGMDDRKGSIEIGKDADLIIFDEDIKVSKALIKGKIKEIK from the coding sequence ATGAAAACATTGATTAAAAATGCAAATATTATTACGCCTTATGAAATTAAGAGGTGTAGCAATTTAGCAATTGAAGATGGGAAAATAGCAGATATATTTAGTGGAGAAATAAAAGATGTAGATTCTTATGATGAGATAATAGATGCAGAAGGTAAATATCTATCTCCAGGATTTATAGATCTTCACAATCATGGAAATTTTGGTCATGATGCTATGGAAGCAAGCTATGAAGCTCTAGAATCTATGGCGGATTTTCACATCAAAAACGGTATAACAGCATATTTAGCAACCACTATGACAGAACATCCTGAAAAGATTAGAGCAGCTGTAAAAAACATTGGAGAATATATTGAAAGTGGCAGCAATGATTCTAAAGTAAAATCTCAAGTATTGGGAATATATTTGGAAGGCCCATATTTTTCTATGGAAAAGAAGGGAGCTCAGCCACCAGAATATATAAAGGATCCTGATTTAGATGAAATAAAAGAACTTATAGAGCTTTCAAAAAATAATATAAAAGTAGTAGCTATAGCTCCTGAACTTAAAGGAGCAAAAGAATCTATAAAATATTTAAAGAATGAAGGAATAACAATTTCAGCAGGGCACACCAATGCAACTTTTGAAGAAGCTAAAACAGGTATTGATTTAGGTATAACACAAGGAACTCATCTTTACAATGGCATGAGATCATATTCTCATAGAGAACCAGGAGTAGTGGGAGCAGTATTGACAGATGAAAGAGTAGCTTGTGAAATGATATGTGATGGCATTCATTTGCATACAGGAGCTATGGATTTAGCAGTAAAGATGAAGGGCAAGGAAGGAATCATATTGATATCAGATGCAATGATGGCAACAGGTCTTCAGGATGGTAAATATGTTCTTGGAGGACAAGATGTATATGTAAAAGAAGGGGCAGCAAGGCTTGAAGATGGAACTTTGGCAGGTTCAACTTTGACACTTAACAAAGCAGTTTACAATATGGTTCATATGGTTAATGTACCACTAAATGATGCAGTGAGAATGGCAAGCTTAAATCCAGCAAAAGCTATAGGAATGGATGATAGAAAAGGTAGTATAGAGATAGGTAAAGATGCAGATTTGATTATATTTGATGAAGACATAAAAGTTTCGAAAGCATTGATTAAAGGGAAGATAAAGGAAATTAAGTAA
- the nagB gene encoding glucosamine-6-phosphate deaminase, with the protein MKIIVEKDYEKMSSKAASLISEAIQKKPDLILGLATGSTPIGTYEELIRMHKEEGLDFSKVTTFNLDEYYGLSPEDDQSYRYFMENTLFKHINIEKENTYVPDGLAKDPNAYGKEYDEKIQKQGGIDIQILGIGRNGHIAFNEPDDELILSTHLTGLTKDTIDANSRFFDSIDKVPTKAITMGLGTIMKAKKIILLANGKNKTEIMGELLKQDKVTTNLPASLLLLHPDVTVIMDEEAAELYKKNL; encoded by the coding sequence ATGAAGATAATTGTTGAAAAAGATTATGAGAAAATGAGTAGTAAAGCTGCTAGTTTAATCAGTGAAGCTATTCAGAAAAAGCCAGATTTGATATTGGGATTGGCTACAGGAAGTACACCTATTGGAACATATGAAGAACTAATAAGAATGCATAAAGAAGAAGGATTAGATTTTTCAAAAGTAACTACTTTTAATTTAGATGAATACTATGGTTTATCTCCAGAGGATGATCAAAGTTATAGATATTTTATGGAAAATACTTTGTTTAAGCATATAAATATTGAGAAAGAAAATACTTATGTACCTGATGGATTGGCTAAAGACCCAAATGCATATGGAAAAGAATATGATGAAAAAATACAAAAGCAAGGCGGAATAGATATACAAATATTAGGCATAGGAAGAAATGGACATATAGCTTTCAATGAACCAGATGATGAACTTATACTTTCAACTCATTTAACTGGATTGACTAAGGATACAATAGATGCTAATTCTAGATTTTTTGATTCTATAGACAAAGTTCCAACAAAAGCTATAACTATGGGATTAGGAACTATAATGAAGGCTAAAAAAATAATACTTTTGGCAAATGGAAAGAACAAAACTGAAATAATGGGTGAATTGCTTAAACAAGATAAGGTGACTACTAATCTTCCAGCATCCCTATTGTTGTTGCATCCAGATGTAACGGTGATAATGGATGAAGAAGCGGCAGAGCTATACAAAAAAAATTTATAA
- a CDS encoding sugar isomerase domain-containing protein: MSSSNYIDAVQNLITEIKETQSENIVKAAEKFAEAVKNDKIIHVFGTGHSHMIGIEMFVRAGGLANVEAMLDNTILTNFGARKSGNIERLSGLAEVIWNDYEIKQGDIMVIVSNSGRNAVPIEMAMLAKEKGIYLIALTSLKHSKNCESRHESGKRLFELADLVIDNCAPKGDGLLDFDGIQSGASSTIAGSVIVNSIVAETLSMLSKEGYKAPVYVSQNVDGYNNDDIYAKYEHRIKHI; encoded by the coding sequence ATGTCAAGTTCAAATTATATTGATGCAGTACAAAATTTAATAACTGAAATCAAAGAAACACAAAGTGAAAACATTGTGAAAGCAGCAGAAAAGTTTGCAGAAGCAGTAAAAAATGATAAGATAATTCACGTGTTTGGGACAGGCCATTCTCATATGATAGGAATAGAAATGTTCGTAAGAGCAGGTGGACTAGCAAATGTAGAAGCAATGCTAGACAACACAATCTTAACTAATTTTGGAGCTAGAAAAAGTGGAAATATAGAAAGATTAAGTGGACTAGCAGAAGTAATCTGGAATGACTATGAAATCAAACAAGGTGATATCATGGTTATAGTATCCAACTCAGGAAGAAATGCAGTACCAATAGAAATGGCAATGCTTGCAAAAGAAAAGGGAATCTATCTAATAGCTTTAACTTCCTTAAAACATTCAAAGAACTGTGAATCAAGACATGAAAGCGGCAAGAGATTGTTTGAATTGGCAGATTTAGTTATAGATAACTGTGCTCCAAAGGGAGATGGGCTACTAGATTTTGACGGAATACAATCAGGGGCTAGCTCAACTATAGCAGGTTCTGTGATAGTAAATAGTATAGTTGCTGAAACATTAAGCATGTTATCCAAAGAAGGATACAAAGCACCTGTATATGTAAGCCAAAATGTTGATGGCTACAACAACGATGATATATATGCAAAATATGAACATAGAATAAAACATATCTAA
- a CDS encoding HAD family hydrolase, translating into MLEAVIFDMDGVILNSEAIYVEEGRELFKTLGISVSPEEHYSYVGGTTVDMWTKIKKNHKLDDYTVEELCKMQIGRFKKRLIEEKNLKISEGLVDLIKDLKSHNVKIAIASSSPRSIVDIITKKLNIYEYFDLLVSGELVEKGKPEPDIFLKTAELLGAFLDKTIVIEDSRNGITAANRANIKSVAYKKYAMSEESIPKNADLTIDDFHEIDYDVLDNLLKK; encoded by the coding sequence ATGTTAGAGGCAGTTATTTTTGATATGGATGGAGTAATACTTAACAGCGAAGCCATATATGTAGAAGAAGGAAGGGAATTGTTTAAAACTTTGGGGATAAGTGTGAGCCCAGAGGAACATTATTCATATGTAGGTGGAACTACAGTGGATATGTGGACAAAAATAAAGAAAAATCACAAATTAGATGATTATACAGTAGAAGAATTGTGTAAAATGCAAATAGGTAGATTTAAAAAAAGATTAATTGAAGAGAAAAACTTAAAAATTAGCGAAGGGCTAGTTGATTTAATCAAAGATTTAAAATCTCACAATGTGAAAATTGCTATAGCTTCATCTTCTCCAAGGAGTATAGTAGATATTATAACTAAAAAACTTAATATATATGAATACTTTGATCTTTTAGTTTCAGGGGAGCTCGTGGAAAAAGGAAAGCCTGAACCTGATATTTTTCTAAAAACGGCTGAACTTTTGGGAGCTTTTTTAGACAAAACTATAGTCATAGAGGATTCACGCAATGGAATAACTGCTGCCAATAGAGCCAATATAAAGTCTGTAGCATATAAAAAATATGCAATGTCGGAGGAAAGCATACCTAAAAATGCTGACTTAACTATAGATGATTTTCATGAAATAGATTATGATGTATTAGATAATTTGCTGAAAAAATAA
- a CDS encoding N-acetylmannosamine-6-phosphate 2-epimerase produces MNELLNKLKNGLIVSCQAFEDEPLHGSDTMAKMAVAAKMGGAVGLRGCWPNDIKAMKKATDLPIVGIYKVMDENTDVSRDIIITPTFETAKEIYDAGADIIALDCTKRRSSLETEKLIYKIKSELDVMIMADISTLEEGIDAAKFGVDIVSTTLSGYTKYSTQSSGPDYDLVQQLAEKIDKPINAEGRYWEPEQMIKAFECGAWMITIGSAITRPQLITKRFADRLNEYNTKGE; encoded by the coding sequence ATGAATGAGCTATTAAATAAACTAAAAAATGGGCTAATAGTTTCTTGCCAAGCATTTGAAGATGAACCTTTGCATGGTTCTGATACTATGGCTAAAATGGCTGTAGCAGCTAAAATGGGAGGTGCTGTTGGATTAAGAGGTTGTTGGCCAAATGATATTAAGGCAATGAAAAAAGCAACTGATTTACCTATAGTAGGAATTTATAAAGTGATGGATGAGAATACAGATGTATCAAGAGATATAATCATTACTCCTACTTTTGAAACAGCTAAAGAAATTTATGATGCAGGTGCTGATATTATTGCACTAGATTGTACGAAGAGAAGAAGTAGTTTGGAAACTGAAAAATTAATATATAAAATAAAGTCAGAATTAGATGTCATGATAATGGCGGATATAAGTACTTTGGAAGAAGGAATAGATGCTGCTAAATTTGGAGTTGATATTGTTTCTACTACTTTATCTGGGTATACAAAATATAGTACTCAATCTAGTGGACCAGATTATGATTTGGTGCAACAATTAGCAGAAAAAATAGACAAACCTATCAATGCTGAAGGTCGCTATTGGGAGCCAGAACAAATGATAAAGGCTTTTGAATGTGGAGCATGGATGATAACTATAGGAAGTGCTATAACAAGACCACAATTAATAACCAAAAGATTTGCAGATAGATTGAATGAATACAATACAAAAGGAGAATAA
- a CDS encoding PTS system mannose/fructose/sorbose family transporter subunit IID: MADKKLSKKDLRKVYRNWVMYSLSCQNMERMEAPAFVRSMGVVADKLYDNEEDKKELLARHTQFFNTEPLIGSIIPGIVLGMEEQKASGQDIPDELIGGIKTALMGPLAGIGDSLMAGTLVPILLSIALGLSKDTGSIAGPIFYVVAYLGIMIPLTWFLFNKGYTTGLKSAELILAGGKKDIITRAFNIVGLIVLGGISAQYVGANIGLSYASGDMVLELQPMLDGIFPSLVPLLLTIMSWRLLDKRKMNIGWVFAIFIGIAIVGSLTGILVP, translated from the coding sequence ATGGCTGATAAAAAATTATCTAAAAAAGATTTACGTAAAGTATATCGCAACTGGGTAATGTATAGTTTGTCATGTCAAAACATGGAACGTATGGAAGCCCCAGCATTTGTTAGAAGTATGGGAGTAGTTGCAGATAAGCTTTATGACAATGAAGAAGATAAAAAAGAACTTTTAGCAAGACATACTCAATTTTTCAATACAGAACCTCTTATAGGATCTATCATACCAGGTATTGTACTAGGAATGGAAGAACAAAAAGCATCAGGACAAGATATACCAGATGAATTGATAGGAGGCATAAAAACTGCCTTGATGGGACCTTTGGCAGGTATTGGTGATTCTCTAATGGCTGGAACATTAGTGCCAATATTGTTAAGTATTGCATTGGGATTGTCAAAGGATACAGGAAGTATAGCAGGACCTATCTTTTATGTAGTAGCTTATTTGGGTATTATGATACCGCTTACATGGTTTTTATTTAACAAGGGATATACTACAGGTCTAAAATCTGCAGAGCTTATTCTAGCAGGCGGTAAAAAAGATATTATAACAAGAGCATTTAATATAGTTGGGTTAATAGTTTTAGGTGGAATATCCGCTCAATATGTAGGAGCAAATATTGGACTAAGCTATGCTTCTGGAGATATGGTATTGGAACTTCAACCAATGTTAGATGGAATATTTCCATCCCTTGTTCCATTGTTGTTGACTATAATGAGTTGGAGACTATTGGATAAGAGAAAGATGAATATTGGATGGGTATTTGCTATATTTATTGGAATAGCAATTGTTGGTTCTTTGACAGGAATTTTAGTACCTTAA
- a CDS encoding PTS mannose/fructose/sorbose/N-acetylgalactosamine transporter subunit IIC, translating to MSFFQAFLIALIGYCGSIYGPWLLGTMGGWYTIGRPLIAGAIIGAILGDIKTGILIGAAIQALYIGLVTPGLSMPGDINFAAYIGIPLAIVSGASPEYAVSLSVPLSFLGVAFVYLVVTVNTVFVHKQEKWIEEGKFKLANAVPVFGNITNFIVRFFPILLANYYGAPYISKLVSIIPESLGNVFIVLGGMLPAVGFGLLLKFMLKDNIEILYFLFGFVLVSVFKISIIPATIIALLFAYMDIKYNKTNKNDGDGEVA from the coding sequence ATGAGCTTTTTTCAAGCGTTTTTAATTGCTCTTATAGGTTATTGTGGCTCTATTTATGGACCTTGGCTTTTAGGAACAATGGGTGGATGGTATACAATAGGTAGACCACTTATAGCAGGAGCCATTATAGGAGCTATACTAGGTGATATTAAAACTGGTATATTGATAGGAGCAGCTATACAGGCATTATATATTGGTCTTGTAACTCCTGGATTGTCTATGCCTGGAGATATAAACTTTGCTGCATATATAGGAATTCCACTAGCTATTGTGAGTGGTGCTTCTCCAGAATATGCAGTTAGCCTTTCAGTTCCATTGAGTTTTCTTGGAGTTGCTTTTGTGTATTTAGTAGTTACTGTAAATACTGTATTTGTGCATAAACAAGAAAAGTGGATAGAAGAAGGTAAATTTAAACTTGCCAATGCTGTACCAGTATTCGGAAACATAACTAACTTTATAGTTAGGTTTTTCCCAATACTTTTAGCAAACTATTATGGTGCTCCATATATATCTAAATTGGTAAGTATCATACCTGAATCTTTAGGAAATGTCTTTATAGTATTGGGTGGTATGTTGCCAGCAGTAGGTTTTGGTTTGTTGCTAAAATTCATGCTAAAAGACAATATAGAAATACTATACTTCCTATTTGGATTTGTTTTGGTTTCAGTATTTAAAATTTCCATCATACCAGCAACTATCATAGCTTTGTTATTTGCATATATGGATATTAAATATAATAAGACTAACAAAAATGACGGTGATGGGGAGGTGGCATAA
- a CDS encoding PTS system mannose/fructose/N-acetylgalactosamine-transporter subunit IIB: protein MSISIFRCDDRLIHGQCIVRVLNDFHVKKILLVDEFTATNPVIKSVYQMAVPPSVKVEVLKPSESYEKIKEAIGNEVSNLILIKDPKVAFEIFKNVDGLKKELNIGPMSSRKNTIKATYFSNLLKEEAEAIEGLHQMGVRVYFQQVTDQKEIEWSSIRDKVLEAIK from the coding sequence ATGAGTATCAGTATTTTTAGATGTGATGACAGATTAATACATGGTCAATGCATTGTTAGAGTTTTAAATGATTTCCATGTTAAAAAGATTTTATTGGTGGATGAATTTACAGCAACAAATCCAGTGATTAAAAGTGTTTATCAAATGGCTGTCCCACCAAGTGTAAAAGTAGAAGTTTTAAAACCATCTGAATCTTATGAGAAAATAAAGGAAGCTATTGGCAATGAAGTAAGCAATTTAATTCTTATTAAGGATCCTAAAGTAGCTTTTGAAATCTTTAAAAATGTAGATGGGCTAAAGAAAGAACTAAATATTGGACCTATGAGTAGCAGGAAAAACACTATTAAAGCCACATATTTTTCCAATCTTCTAAAAGAAGAAGCAGAAGCAATTGAAGGATTGCATCAAATGGGAGTTAGAGTATATTTTCAACAAGTAACAGACCAAAAGGAAATTGAATGGAGTTCTATTAGAGATAAAGTTTTGGAGGCAATAAAATAA
- a CDS encoding PTS sugar transporter subunit IIA, giving the protein MTGIIIVTHSNMAEGIKDAAEMILGEKEGFFAVGYYVGESLEDLYNKIENVILKNTCEEWVIFTDMFGDTPSNVASIVCTKYDAVVVTGANLGMIIETLVSRDSLKRDEFIDSLLNVGKSDIRYIDRDIILNNIEE; this is encoded by the coding sequence TTGACAGGAATAATAATAGTCACACATTCAAATATGGCAGAAGGGATAAAAGATGCTGCTGAAATGATATTAGGAGAAAAAGAAGGATTTTTTGCAGTTGGTTATTATGTAGGAGAGTCTTTAGAAGATCTATACAACAAAATTGAAAATGTGATTTTAAAGAATACATGTGAAGAATGGGTTATATTTACAGATATGTTTGGAGATACACCATCAAATGTAGCCTCTATCGTTTGTACTAAATATGATGCTGTTGTTGTAACTGGTGCAAATCTAGGAATGATTATAGAAACTCTTGTATCAAGGGACAGTTTAAAAAGAGATGAATTTATAGATTCTTTGTTAAATGTAGGAAAATCAGATATTAGGTATATAGATAGAGATATTATTTTAAATAATATTGAAGAATAA